In Lycium ferocissimum isolate CSIRO_LF1 chromosome 11, AGI_CSIRO_Lferr_CH_V1, whole genome shotgun sequence, a single genomic region encodes these proteins:
- the LOC132035919 gene encoding uncharacterized protein LOC132035919 encodes MVGMRLLPEDSDVAPAARTPAATTDLISDDDRSVAADSWSIKSEYGSTLDDEQRHADATEALAAVNCRDYSSDKEEQDAEAVSSMLGFQSYWDSAYADELSNYHEHGHAGEVWFGADVMEIVASWTKALCTGICQNHVGDAEPVGLREKDLADWSVLDIGTGNGLLLQEFAKQGFSDLTGTDYSEGAIDLARRLADRDSFTNIKFLVDDILETKLDTMFRLVLDKGTLDAIGLHPDGPIKRIMYWDSVSGIVAPGGLLVITSCNSTKDELVEEVETLNQRRNAVGNQEASTDPPPFRYLDHVRTYPTFTFGGLVGSRVATVAFMRN; translated from the exons ATGGTCGGAATGAGACTGTTGCCTGAGGATTCCGACGTGGCGCCGGCGGCAAGAACACCGGCAGCAACAACCGACTTGATTTCCGACGATGACCGGTCAGTAGCGGCAGACTCGTGGTCTATAAAAAGCGAATACGGAAGTACTCTTGATGATGAACAACGTCATGCTGATGCTACTGAAGCTCTCGCCGCTGTCAATTGCCGTGATTACAg TTCTGACAAGGAGGAGCAAGATGCTGAAGCAGTTTCTTCAATGCTTGGTTTCCAGAGCTATTGGGATTCTGCATATGCTGATGAATTGTCAAATTATCATGAGCATGGCCATGCTGGTGAAGTTTG GTTTGGTGCTGATGTTATGGAGATTGTTGCTTCATGGACCAAAGCTTTGTGCACTGGCATTTGTCAAAATCACGTAGGTGATGCTGAGCCAGTTGGGCTGCGTGAGAAGGACTTAGCTGATTGGAGTGTGCTTGATATTGGGACTGGCAATGGTCTGCTTCTTCAGGAGTTTGCTAAACAGGG GTTCTCAGATCTCACTGGAACCGACTATAGTGAAGGAGCAATCGACCTTGCGCGAAGGCTTGCTGATCGTGATAGTTTCACCAATATCAAGTTCTTG GTTGATGACATTCTTGAAACGAAATTGGATACAATGTTTCGGCTTGTTTTGGACAAGGGGACCTTAGATGCCATTGGATTGCATCCTGATGGTCCTATCAAAAG GATTATGTACTGGGACTCTGTCTCAGGGATTGTTGCTCCTGGTGGATTATTG GTCATTACATCATGTAATAGTACGAAAGATGAATTGGTAGAAGAAGTGGAAACTCTCAATCAAAGAAGAAATGCTGTTGGAAACCAAGAAGCCTCTACAGACCCCCCTCCATTCCGTTACCTTGATCACGTTCGGACATATCCTACGTTCACATTTGGAGGATTGGTAGGCTCACGTGTAGCCACTGTAGCATTCATGAGGAACTGA